In one window of Micromonospora cathayae DNA:
- a CDS encoding NACHT domain-containing protein, translating into MGDVVSYADAVRLLGGERSRYVEAFDKLAGWALVAGSVPVPALLGLFDAKAEFVRLGRDLLRQLTEQRSGLSRYGRTQRLEAAQAVIAVTAFFEVLAEADLPFALADLEIGRNEQLALAGGGAAPLRTAVEQMFRLPARTPGAHLPYPRLRASLADYYREIGSRLARHVTGLAAWERLPGTAQQAFRDLVGNLPSTAVERHRDLLTALAVDFPEVAYWSGLHEHEATRDEVRHLAAGLSDLHRILADLSTGRGPDRQRAALARAHAIKLDRPIVESAEAPDGLLVPLLGEAYVPSRCRVAVLGQGARPSDEQWWADQEVRDDLADLLAGLLTAPTATRAPLLVLGQPGSGKSVLTRVLAAQLPAADFLVVRVPLREVSVEADLQDQIEQAVRHDTGERLDWPALVRAAGDALPVVLLDGFDELLQATGVTQTDYLQRVARFQRREAEQDRPVAVLVTSRTSVADRATPPPETVALRLEPFDEPRIRRWVATWNRANTGPFSRPGVPPLDPDAVLAHPELAEQPLLLLMLALYAAAGHDLRAAGELGRSELYERLLLSFAQREVTKHRPGIDGRERTRATEYELRRLAVVAFGMFNRGVQWITEDDLEADLAGLTFLADETAVTRGSADIRRDPLRSAEIVLGRFFFVYRSQATRDDRRLATYEFLHATFGEYLIARTTALVLRDLTAVATASSLLPDVNDDPLTALLSFATLTDRAPIVTFLTEMCRSWANDRRADATDLLLRLFRTVHDPRPPRRFEAYAPRALSVPARHAVYSANLLVLLLCAAGEIRGRDLYPDAEDPRQPWRGQTLLWQSQLAAEYQGLINAVALDRVDDHTGRDVRLHLATPEWQPPAAVDLRWTYGTRSVARVDWGFSTLRRSANFECWERGQDLLLHALEPVAVLSPLGFISVGRAGWRSELHVLLGMWIGPLAGETVARRYLSVLESAMSDSVTIRRRTQLVTLLLDRLTTDSVIRPLSAALVLGELGQLKHWDMVSACAFLRCCLAFLGRDPQVDTTFANLLDAHSMRVPVDTNPQFELLLAEAHVRLTELDSARYRYRASEIARLTAWLGTARPDMVERLRRLAVPDDELADRRPWRRIPPSAPR; encoded by the coding sequence GTGGGGGACGTGGTCAGCTACGCGGACGCGGTACGGCTGCTCGGCGGCGAACGCAGCCGGTACGTCGAGGCGTTCGACAAGCTTGCCGGCTGGGCGCTGGTCGCCGGCTCGGTGCCGGTACCGGCGCTGCTCGGCCTCTTCGACGCCAAGGCCGAGTTCGTCCGGCTCGGCCGGGACCTGCTGCGCCAGCTCACCGAGCAGCGGTCCGGCCTGTCCCGGTACGGCCGCACCCAACGGTTGGAGGCGGCCCAAGCGGTCATCGCGGTGACCGCCTTCTTCGAAGTGCTCGCCGAGGCCGACCTGCCGTTCGCCCTCGCCGACCTGGAGATCGGCCGGAACGAGCAACTCGCCCTGGCCGGCGGCGGGGCCGCCCCGCTGCGGACGGCCGTCGAGCAGATGTTCCGGCTGCCCGCCCGGACACCCGGCGCGCACCTGCCCTACCCCCGGCTCCGCGCATCGCTGGCCGACTACTACCGGGAAATCGGGTCGAGACTGGCCAGGCACGTGACCGGCCTCGCGGCCTGGGAACGGCTGCCCGGCACGGCCCAGCAGGCGTTCCGCGACCTCGTGGGCAACCTGCCGAGCACGGCGGTCGAGCGGCATCGGGACCTGCTCACCGCGCTCGCCGTGGACTTCCCCGAGGTGGCCTACTGGTCCGGCCTGCACGAGCATGAGGCCACCCGGGACGAGGTACGCCACCTCGCCGCCGGCCTCAGTGACCTGCACCGGATCCTCGCCGACCTGTCCACCGGGCGAGGACCGGACCGGCAGCGGGCCGCCCTGGCCCGGGCGCACGCGATAAAGCTCGACCGGCCGATCGTCGAGTCGGCCGAGGCCCCGGACGGGCTGCTCGTCCCCCTGCTCGGCGAGGCGTACGTACCGTCCCGGTGCCGGGTGGCGGTCCTCGGACAGGGTGCCCGGCCCAGCGACGAACAGTGGTGGGCCGACCAGGAGGTCCGGGACGACCTGGCGGACCTGCTGGCCGGCCTTCTGACCGCGCCGACGGCCACCCGGGCCCCGCTGCTGGTGCTCGGCCAGCCCGGCTCGGGTAAGTCGGTGCTGACCCGGGTGCTCGCCGCCCAGCTCCCCGCCGCTGACTTCCTGGTGGTCCGGGTGCCGCTGCGTGAGGTGAGCGTCGAGGCGGACCTCCAGGACCAGATCGAGCAGGCGGTTCGCCACGACACCGGGGAACGGCTGGACTGGCCGGCGCTGGTCCGCGCCGCCGGGGACGCGCTGCCGGTGGTGCTCCTCGACGGCTTCGACGAGTTGCTCCAGGCCACCGGCGTCACCCAGACCGACTACCTGCAACGGGTCGCCCGGTTCCAGCGTCGTGAGGCCGAGCAGGACCGGCCGGTGGCGGTGCTGGTCACCAGCCGGACCAGCGTCGCCGACCGGGCCACCCCGCCGCCGGAGACGGTCGCGCTGCGGCTGGAACCGTTCGACGAGCCCCGGATACGCCGCTGGGTGGCGACCTGGAACCGAGCCAACACCGGGCCGTTCAGCCGGCCCGGCGTACCCCCGCTGGATCCGGACGCGGTGCTCGCCCACCCGGAGTTGGCCGAGCAGCCACTGCTGCTGCTGATGCTGGCGCTCTACGCCGCCGCCGGCCACGACCTGCGCGCCGCCGGGGAACTGGGCCGCAGCGAGCTGTACGAGCGACTGCTGCTCAGCTTCGCCCAGCGCGAGGTGACGAAGCACCGGCCGGGGATCGATGGACGGGAGCGGACCCGGGCCACCGAGTACGAACTGCGTCGGCTCGCGGTGGTGGCGTTCGGCATGTTCAACCGTGGTGTCCAGTGGATCACGGAGGACGATCTGGAGGCGGACCTGGCCGGGCTGACCTTCCTGGCCGACGAGACGGCGGTGACTCGTGGCAGTGCGGACATCCGGCGGGATCCCCTGCGTTCGGCCGAGATCGTGCTCGGGCGGTTCTTCTTCGTGTACCGGTCCCAGGCGACCCGCGACGACCGGCGGTTGGCCACGTACGAATTCCTGCACGCCACGTTCGGCGAGTACCTGATCGCCCGGACCACCGCCCTGGTCCTACGTGACCTGACCGCCGTGGCCACCGCCAGCAGCCTGTTGCCGGATGTCAACGACGACCCGCTGACCGCGCTGCTGTCGTTCGCCACGCTGACCGATCGCGCCCCGATCGTCACCTTCCTCACCGAGATGTGTCGGTCGTGGGCGAACGACCGCCGGGCGGACGCCACCGACCTGCTGCTCCGGCTGTTCCGGACGGTGCACGACCCACGGCCGCCCCGGCGCTTCGAGGCGTACGCCCCCCGGGCGCTGTCGGTGCCGGCCCGGCACGCCGTGTACAGCGCGAACCTGCTCGTGCTGCTGCTCTGCGCGGCCGGCGAGATTCGGGGCCGGGACCTTTACCCGGACGCCGAGGACCCGCGGCAGCCCTGGCGGGGACAAACCCTGCTCTGGCAGTCGCAGCTCGCCGCCGAGTACCAGGGACTGATCAACGCGGTCGCCCTCGACCGGGTGGACGACCACACCGGCCGCGATGTCCGCCTCCATCTCGCCACCCCCGAGTGGCAGCCGCCGGCGGCGGTCGACCTACGGTGGACGTACGGTACCCGGAGCGTGGCGCGGGTGGATTGGGGATTCTCGACCCTCCGCCGGTCGGCGAACTTCGAGTGTTGGGAAAGGGGACAGGACCTGCTCCTGCACGCGCTGGAGCCAGTTGCGGTCCTGTCGCCCCTTGGGTTCATCAGTGTGGGAAGGGCGGGCTGGCGTTCCGAACTGCACGTCCTGCTCGGCATGTGGATCGGCCCGTTGGCCGGAGAGACGGTTGCCAGGCGCTATCTGTCCGTGCTGGAGAGCGCGATGTCCGACTCGGTGACCATCCGGAGGCGGACCCAGTTGGTCACCCTGCTGCTCGACCGGCTCACCACGGACTCGGTGATCCGTCCGCTGAGCGCCGCGTTGGTCCTCGGCGAGCTTGGCCAGCTGAAGCACTGGGACATGGTGAGCGCTTGCGCTTTCCTCCGCTGCTGCCTCGCCTTCCTGGGCAGGGATCCGCAGGTGGACACCACCTTCGCCAACCTGCTCGACGCACACTCCATGCGGGTGCCGGTGGACACCAACCCACAGTTCGAACTTCTGCTGGCCGAGGCGCATGTCCGGCTCACCGAGCTGGACAGCGCCCGGTACCGGTACCGGGCCTCGGAGATCGCCCGACTCACCGCGTGGCTCGGCACGGCCCGCCCCGACATGGTGGAGCGGTTGCGGCGACTGGCGGTACCGGACGACGAGTTGGCCGATCGTCGGCCATGGCGGCGGATACCGCCGTCCGCCCCACGTTGA
- a CDS encoding DUF350 domain-containing protein — translation MLEDLFAGAWQSVVFGIVGVGLMAAGFVLVDLLTPGRLRDLIWVRRNGNAALLLAANQLGIAGIVFTAIFTSYDDFGKGLASTVVFGLVGLLIMGLAFLVLDLLTPGKLGEIICADEPHPAGKVSAATHFGAALIVCACIA, via the coding sequence GTGCTGGAGGACCTGTTCGCCGGAGCATGGCAGAGCGTCGTGTTCGGGATCGTCGGGGTCGGGTTGATGGCGGCCGGTTTCGTGCTGGTCGACCTGCTGACACCGGGCCGGCTGCGTGACCTGATCTGGGTACGCCGCAACGGCAACGCGGCGCTGCTGCTGGCCGCCAACCAGCTCGGCATCGCCGGGATCGTGTTCACCGCGATCTTCACCAGCTACGACGACTTCGGCAAGGGACTCGCCTCGACGGTGGTCTTCGGGCTGGTCGGCCTGTTGATCATGGGCTTGGCGTTCCTTGTGCTCGACCTGCTCACCCCGGGCAAGCTCGGCGAGATCATCTGCGCCGACGAGCCGCACCCGGCCGGCAAGGTCAGCGCCGCCACCCACTTCGGGGCCGCGCTGATCGTCTGCGCCTGCATCGCCTGA
- a CDS encoding S66 peptidase family protein: MLVSPSGPTRPERVARGVDLLTGWGLRPVPAPNAYARHGYLAGADELRAADLNTAFADPGVRGIICTRGGYGAQRIVDAIDLAAVRRDPKVVAGFSDITALQLALWRGARLAGVHGPGAAWRDDRTPLRSAESLHAALMTTEPVTVIADETEETFPVRVPGRATGTLLGGNLCLLAASVGTPDQPDLTGAVLLVEDVQEPPYKVDRMLTQLRRAGLLDGVAGVAVGQFTDCADGWDTTVVDVLLDRLGDLGVPVLGGLPVGHGPGQLTVPVGTPATLDADTGTLTVAPAVR, translated from the coding sequence ATGCTGGTCTCGCCGTCCGGGCCGACCCGGCCGGAACGGGTGGCCCGGGGCGTCGATCTGCTCACCGGGTGGGGGCTGCGCCCGGTGCCGGCCCCCAACGCGTACGCCCGGCACGGCTACCTGGCCGGCGCGGACGAGCTGCGGGCCGCCGACCTGAACACCGCGTTCGCCGACCCCGGGGTACGCGGGATCATCTGCACCCGGGGCGGGTACGGCGCGCAGCGGATCGTGGACGCGATCGACCTGGCCGCCGTCCGCCGGGACCCGAAGGTGGTGGCCGGGTTCTCCGACATCACCGCTCTCCAGCTGGCGCTGTGGCGGGGTGCCCGGCTGGCCGGGGTACACGGGCCGGGCGCGGCCTGGCGGGACGACCGCACCCCGCTGCGGTCGGCGGAGTCGCTGCACGCCGCGCTGATGACCACCGAACCGGTCACCGTGATCGCCGACGAGACCGAGGAGACCTTCCCGGTACGGGTACCCGGGCGGGCCACCGGGACGCTGCTCGGCGGGAACCTCTGCCTGCTCGCCGCTTCCGTCGGCACCCCGGACCAGCCCGACCTGACCGGGGCGGTCCTGCTGGTCGAGGACGTGCAGGAACCCCCGTACAAGGTCGACCGGATGCTCACCCAGTTACGCCGGGCCGGGCTGCTCGACGGCGTGGCCGGGGTGGCCGTCGGTCAGTTCACCGACTGCGCCGACGGCTGGGACACCACGGTCGTCGACGTGCTGCTGGACCGCCTCGGTGACCTGGGCGTACCGGTGCTGGGCGGCCTGCCGGTCGGCCACGGACCGGGCCAGCTCACCGTCCCGGTCGGCACCCCCGCCACCCTGGACGCGGACACCGGCACCCTGACCGTCGCCCCCGCCGTCCGCTGA
- the glnA gene encoding type I glutamate--ammonia ligase: MDRQQEFVLRTLEERDIRFVRLWFTDVLGTLKSVSVAPAELEAAFEEGIGFDGSAIEGFARVFESDMVAMPDPTTFQVFPFEGGVSGESARMFCDILLPDGTPSWADPRHVLRRMLSRAADKGFTFYTHPEIEFFLLENGPQDGSVPVPVDTGGYFEHTTHAVARDFRRQAVLSLERIGISVEFSHHEVAPGQQEIDLRYADALTTADNIMTFRHVVKEVALSTGVQASFMPKPFTDQPGSGMHTHLSLFEGERNAFHDSDDPMKLSKVAKSFIAGLLVHAREYTAVTNQWVNSYKRLFPQALPDRITESPAYVCWGHLNRSALVRVPAYGKPNSARVEVRSLDSATNPYLAFAVMLGAGLKGIEEGYELPPGAEDDVWALSNAERKAMGYEALPENLAEAIDVMAGSELVAEVLGEHVFDFFLRNKRAEWEQYRREVTPYERQRYLSL, translated from the coding sequence GTGGACCGTCAGCAGGAGTTCGTCCTCCGTACGCTGGAAGAGCGGGACATCCGTTTCGTCCGGCTGTGGTTCACCGACGTGCTCGGCACGCTCAAGAGCGTGTCGGTGGCCCCGGCCGAGCTGGAGGCCGCCTTCGAGGAGGGCATCGGGTTCGACGGCTCGGCGATCGAGGGCTTCGCCCGGGTCTTCGAGTCCGACATGGTGGCCATGCCCGACCCGACCACCTTCCAGGTCTTCCCGTTCGAGGGTGGGGTCAGCGGCGAGAGCGCCCGGATGTTCTGCGACATCCTGCTCCCCGACGGCACCCCGTCCTGGGCCGATCCGCGGCACGTGCTGCGCCGGATGCTGTCCCGGGCCGCCGACAAGGGCTTCACCTTCTACACCCACCCGGAGATCGAGTTCTTCCTGCTGGAGAACGGCCCGCAGGACGGCTCGGTGCCCGTCCCGGTCGACACCGGCGGGTACTTCGAGCACACCACCCACGCGGTCGCCCGGGACTTCCGCCGGCAGGCGGTGCTGTCGCTGGAGCGGATCGGCATCTCGGTGGAGTTCAGCCACCACGAGGTCGCCCCCGGCCAGCAGGAGATCGACCTGCGGTACGCGGACGCGCTGACCACCGCCGACAACATCATGACCTTCCGGCACGTGGTCAAGGAGGTCGCGCTCTCCACCGGCGTGCAGGCCAGCTTCATGCCGAAGCCGTTCACCGACCAGCCGGGCAGCGGCATGCACACCCACCTGTCGCTGTTCGAGGGGGAGCGCAACGCGTTCCACGACTCCGACGACCCGATGAAGCTGTCCAAGGTCGCCAAGTCGTTCATCGCCGGGCTGCTCGTGCACGCCCGCGAGTACACCGCGGTCACCAACCAGTGGGTCAACTCGTACAAGCGGCTCTTCCCGCAGGCGCTGCCGGACCGGATCACCGAGAGCCCGGCGTACGTCTGCTGGGGTCACCTGAACCGTTCCGCCCTGGTCCGCGTCCCGGCGTACGGCAAGCCGAACTCGGCCCGGGTGGAGGTCCGCTCGCTGGACTCGGCGACCAACCCGTACCTCGCCTTCGCGGTGATGCTCGGGGCGGGCCTGAAGGGCATCGAGGAGGGCTACGAGCTGCCCCCGGGCGCCGAGGACGACGTCTGGGCGCTGTCCAACGCCGAGCGCAAGGCGATGGGGTACGAAGCCCTGCCGGAGAACCTGGCCGAGGCGATCGACGTGATGGCCGGCTCGGAGCTGGTCGCCGAGGTGCTCGGCGAGCACGTCTTCGACTTCTTCCTGCGCAACAAGCGCGCCGAGTGGGAGCAGTACCGCCGCGAGGTCACCCCGTACGAGCGGCAGCGGTACCTCTCCCTGTAG
- a CDS encoding type 1 glutamine amidotransferase, giving the protein MATALVIENDPTDDPRRLGEWLTEAGLELRVLRPHAGDDLPADLDGYAALVVLGGDQRAYPTPDGTPGAPWFPALEGLLRKAVRHRVPTLGVCLGGQLLATAHAGEVQRSPAGPEVGPGVVGKRDAADADPLFRYVPLIPDVLQWHVDEITELPRGATLLAASTRYPHQAFRLGDRAWGLQFHIECDAAMIADWATDSTLLAELGYDPELVVAACAAVLADVEEVWQPFAARFAALALGELDDATPTRPTLPLIGH; this is encoded by the coding sequence GTGGCAACCGCGCTGGTGATCGAGAACGACCCGACCGACGACCCCCGCCGACTGGGGGAGTGGCTGACCGAGGCCGGGCTGGAGCTGCGGGTGCTCCGCCCGCACGCCGGGGACGACCTCCCCGCCGACCTGGACGGGTACGCCGCCCTGGTGGTGCTGGGCGGCGACCAGCGGGCCTACCCGACACCGGACGGCACACCCGGCGCACCCTGGTTCCCGGCGCTGGAGGGGCTGCTGCGCAAGGCGGTCCGGCACCGGGTGCCGACCCTCGGCGTCTGCCTGGGCGGTCAGCTCCTCGCCACCGCGCACGCCGGTGAGGTGCAGCGCAGCCCGGCCGGGCCGGAGGTAGGCCCGGGTGTGGTCGGCAAGCGGGACGCCGCCGACGCCGACCCGCTGTTCCGGTACGTGCCGCTGATCCCGGACGTGCTCCAGTGGCACGTCGACGAGATCACCGAGCTGCCCCGGGGGGCGACCCTGCTGGCCGCCTCCACCCGCTATCCGCACCAGGCGTTCCGGCTCGGCGACCGGGCCTGGGGCCTCCAGTTCCACATCGAGTGCGACGCCGCGATGATCGCCGACTGGGCCACCGACTCGACGCTCCTGGCCGAGCTGGGCTACGACCCGGAGCTGGTGGTGGCCGCCTGCGCGGCGGTACTGGCCGACGTCGAGGAGGTCTGGCAGCCGTTCGCCGCCCGGTTCGCCGCGCTGGCCCTCGGTGAGCTGGACGACGCCACCCCCACCCGGCCGACCCTCCCGCTGATCGGGCACTGA
- a CDS encoding bifunctional [glutamine synthetase] adenylyltransferase/[glutamine synthetase]-adenylyl-L-tyrosine phosphorylase: MTRSTRAPRLARYGFGVADDGGVRAADLLGPDGLGLWRTDTQEAADEPAADLLTALSRAADPDLALRQLHRIVEAERRTAEQPVLLPALHADPGLRRRVVAVLGASSALGDHLVANPGHWRVLATAPDGLAPTADGRLGPLGPGKPIPALRTAYRLALLGIAAADLTGGRGLEQTMAALSALADATLSAAYDIAVGELPEGTPTPRLAVVAMGKCGGGELNYVSDVDVIFVADDEADLPVATTIATRLIHVCGLVAWPVDAALRPEGNRGPLVRTLSSHLAYYRRWARTWEFQALLKARPAAGDLPLAQEWIDQLAPLVWRAAERPEAVDDVRSMRRKIIENIPPKELEREIKRGPGGLRDIEFAVQLLQLVHGRGDETLREPGTIPALRALVAGGYVGRADGEGLLRGYRFLRGVEHRLQLQGLRRTHTVPTEPAALRWLAAALGYTATPGRSAVEAFRAEWVTHATEVRRLHAKLLYRPLLESVARVPADGLRLTPEAARNRLEILGFADPAGALRHLQALTGGVSRTAAIQRTLLPVLLSEFADAPEPDRGLLNYRQVSDKLGSTPWYLRVLRDEGPVARRLARVLSLSRYATDLLAREPEALRMLAEESALAPRPRDVLCEGFTAAAARHTDPVQATHAVRALRRRELVRIACADVLSRAGSLAPRAARDTPLDVATVGAALAGVTDATLTAALRIARASRPELPGLRFAVIGMGRLGGYESNYLSDADVLFVYDPPPGTDESTASAAAHGIAEELRRLLGMPAPDPALGVDADLRPEGRQGPLVRSLAAYAQYYARWSKVWEAQALLRARFVCGDADLGTEFEAMIEPVRYPAGGLTREQVVEIRRIKARVETERLPRGADPATHTKLGRGGLADVEWAVQLLQLRHAGDLPELRGTRTLGALAAARDAGLVDPADAAAMAAGWTLTAQVRNALTLVRGRAGDQLPRHGVELAGVVRLLGADDPGEFLNEYLHVTRHSRTAMEHVMEG; encoded by the coding sequence ATGACCAGATCGACGAGGGCACCCCGGCTGGCCCGGTACGGTTTCGGCGTCGCCGACGACGGCGGGGTCCGCGCCGCCGACCTGCTCGGCCCGGACGGCCTCGGGCTGTGGCGCACCGACACCCAGGAAGCGGCCGACGAGCCGGCCGCCGACCTGCTGACCGCGCTGTCCCGGGCCGCCGACCCGGACCTGGCGCTGCGGCAACTGCACCGCATCGTGGAGGCCGAGCGACGTACCGCCGAGCAGCCGGTCCTGCTGCCCGCCCTGCACGCCGACCCGGGGCTGCGGCGGCGGGTGGTGGCGGTGCTGGGCGCGTCGTCGGCGCTCGGCGACCACCTGGTCGCCAACCCCGGCCACTGGCGGGTGCTCGCCACCGCGCCCGACGGGCTGGCCCCCACCGCGGACGGCCGGCTCGGCCCGCTCGGGCCGGGCAAGCCGATCCCGGCGCTGCGCACCGCGTACCGGCTGGCCCTGCTGGGGATCGCGGCGGCCGACCTGACCGGCGGACGCGGCCTGGAGCAGACCATGGCCGCGCTGTCCGCGCTGGCCGACGCCACCCTGTCCGCCGCGTACGACATCGCGGTCGGTGAGCTGCCCGAGGGCACCCCGACGCCCCGGCTGGCCGTGGTGGCGATGGGCAAGTGCGGCGGCGGCGAGCTGAACTACGTCTCCGACGTGGACGTGATCTTCGTGGCCGACGACGAGGCCGACCTGCCGGTCGCCACCACCATCGCCACCCGGCTGATCCACGTCTGCGGGCTGGTCGCCTGGCCGGTGGACGCCGCGCTGCGCCCCGAGGGCAACCGGGGGCCGCTGGTGCGGACCCTGTCCAGTCACCTCGCCTACTACCGCCGCTGGGCCCGTACCTGGGAGTTCCAGGCCCTGCTGAAGGCCCGTCCGGCCGCCGGGGACCTGCCGCTGGCGCAGGAGTGGATCGACCAGCTCGCCCCGCTGGTGTGGCGGGCCGCCGAGCGGCCGGAGGCGGTCGACGACGTCCGCTCGATGCGCCGGAAGATCATCGAGAACATCCCGCCGAAGGAGCTGGAACGCGAGATCAAGCGCGGTCCCGGCGGGCTGCGCGACATCGAGTTCGCGGTGCAGCTGCTGCAACTGGTGCACGGCCGGGGCGACGAGACGCTCCGCGAACCGGGCACCATCCCGGCGCTGCGGGCCCTGGTCGCCGGCGGCTACGTCGGCCGGGCCGACGGCGAGGGGCTGCTGCGCGGGTACCGCTTCCTGCGCGGCGTCGAGCACCGCCTCCAGCTTCAGGGCCTGCGCCGCACCCACACCGTGCCGACCGAGCCGGCCGCGCTGCGCTGGCTGGCCGCCGCGCTCGGCTACACCGCCACGCCGGGCCGCAGCGCCGTCGAGGCGTTCCGCGCCGAGTGGGTCACCCACGCCACCGAGGTACGCCGGCTGCACGCCAAACTCCTGTACCGGCCGCTGCTGGAGTCGGTCGCCCGGGTACCCGCCGACGGGCTGCGGCTGACCCCGGAGGCGGCCCGCAACCGGCTGGAGATCCTCGGGTTCGCCGACCCGGCCGGGGCGCTGCGGCACCTCCAGGCCCTCACCGGCGGGGTCAGCCGCACCGCCGCCATCCAGCGCACCCTGCTGCCGGTGCTGCTCAGCGAGTTCGCCGACGCCCCGGAACCGGACCGGGGGCTGCTCAACTACCGGCAGGTCTCCGACAAGCTGGGCAGCACCCCGTGGTATCTGCGGGTGCTGCGGGACGAGGGGCCGGTGGCCCGCCGGCTGGCCCGGGTGCTGTCGCTGTCCCGGTACGCCACCGACCTGCTGGCCCGGGAGCCGGAGGCGCTGCGGATGCTCGCCGAGGAGAGCGCGCTGGCCCCCCGGCCACGGGACGTGCTCTGCGAGGGCTTCACCGCCGCCGCCGCCCGGCACACCGACCCGGTGCAGGCCACCCACGCGGTCCGGGCGCTGCGCCGCCGGGAACTGGTCCGGATCGCCTGCGCCGACGTGCTCAGCCGGGCCGGCTCGCTCGCCCCACGGGCCGCCCGGGACACCCCGCTGGACGTCGCCACCGTCGGCGCGGCCCTCGCCGGGGTCACCGACGCCACCCTCACCGCCGCGCTGCGCATCGCCCGCGCCAGCCGACCCGAGCTGCCCGGACTGCGGTTCGCGGTGATCGGCATGGGCCGGCTCGGCGGGTACGAGTCGAACTACCTGTCCGACGCGGACGTGCTGTTCGTCTACGACCCGCCACCGGGGACGGACGAGAGCACCGCCAGTGCCGCCGCGCACGGCATCGCCGAGGAGCTCCGTCGGCTGCTCGGCATGCCGGCCCCCGACCCGGCGCTCGGGGTGGACGCCGACCTGCGCCCGGAGGGCCGGCAGGGGCCGCTGGTGCGCAGCCTCGCCGCCTACGCCCAGTACTACGCCCGCTGGTCCAAGGTGTGGGAGGCGCAGGCGCTGCTGCGTGCCCGGTTCGTCTGCGGCGACGCCGACCTGGGCACCGAGTTCGAGGCGATGATCGAGCCGGTGCGCTACCCGGCCGGCGGGCTGACCCGGGAACAGGTCGTCGAGATCCGGCGGATCAAGGCCCGGGTGGAGACCGAACGGCTGCCCCGGGGCGCGGACCCGGCCACCCACACCAAACTCGGTCGGGGCGGGCTCGCCGACGTGGAGTGGGCGGTCCAGCTCCTCCAGCTCCGGCACGCCGGTGACCTGCCGGAACTGCGCGGTACCCGGACCCTCGGCGCGCTGGCGGCGGCCCGCGACGCCGGGCTGGTCGACCCGGCCGACGCCGCCGCGATGGCCGCCGGCTGGACGCTGACCGCGCAGGTCCGCAACGCGTTGACGCTGGTCCGGGGCCGCGCCGGGGACCAGCTGCCCCGGCACGGGGTGGAGCTGGCCGGGGTGGTGCGGCTGCTCGGCGCGGACGACCCGGGCGAGTTCCTCAACGAGTACCTGCACGTCACCCGCCACTCGCGGACCGCGATGGAACACGTCATGGAGGGGTGA